The genomic window GTGCTCCACGTCGCGCTGACGCGGGCCGAGAACCACCTGTTCGTCTTCGGGAGCGAGTACGACTACGACGGCGACGAGGACGAACTCGGCTGCTCGACCGCCGACGCCTGCCTCTCCGGCGATATCGAGTGGTCGGTCGCCGGCGAGCGGATGGAGCTGTGGACGTCGCTCCGCACGAGTTTCGAGCGAGTACGGGAGACGTATCCCGAGACCGTCGTCGACCGCACCGACGAACTCGCGATGGCGGCCAGCGTCGATCCGGGGACGATCACCTACTACGCCGGCTACGACGACCGCCGCGTCGAGCCCCTCGAGACGCGGGACGCGATCGAGACCGTCCACCGACTGGGCCGACTGCTGCGCGGGGAGACGCTGTTGCCGGCCGCCGACGCGGCGAGTCACGTCCCCGAGGCGTTCGGAAGCGATCGGGGCGATAAGAGCGGCGCGGCCGCCGAGATCGGTGAGGCGGATTCGACCCGCCGGATCCCGACCGGGCGTCGGCTCTCCGCGCTGACGACCGATACCGTTCGGTTCCCCGTCGAGACGCTCTCGGACGCGACGACGCTGCCGGTCGCTCTCCGTCACAGCTACACCGCCCTCGAGACCCACGACACCTGCCCGCGAAAGCACTACCTCGATCACGTCGTGCGGGCGTTCGACGATCCGACGGGGGTCGCGGGCGGGGCGACGACGCGATCGGCGGCGGACGTGGCGGCAACGGCGGACGCGTCGGCGACGGACGCACCGCTCGAGTCCGGCTCTCGGCTCGTCGGCACCGTCTTTCACGACGTCGCGGAGGAGGCGTTCTACCGCGAGTACCACACCCGCGAGGCGTGGCGCGAGGCCGCCGTCCGACAGCTCACCGCGCGGGATCTACTTGAGTACCGCGAGGGCGTTCTGGGCTGTATCGACCGGTTCTTCGAGGCCACCGCGGCCGAGTACGACGCGCCGGTCGCCGACTGGGAGCCGGTCGCCGCGGAACTGCCCTTCGCGCTCGAGGACGTGGCCGACGTGACCGGCGACGTCGTCGGCTATATCGACTCGATTCGGCGGACGCCCGACGGCGAGCTGGCGGTGCTCGACTACAAGGCGACGGCCGAACGGATCGCGCCGGCCGACGCCACGCAACTGGCGCTGTACGCCCGCGCCTGCGAGCAGCGGTTCGACGAGCCGGTGGCGTCGGTCGGCTACGTCTACGTGAGCGAGGCCGCCGGGCCGCGCGTCGACCTGCTCGAGCCGGACGAGCTCCCCCCGTGGACGACCGTCCGCGAGCGACTCGCGGCGGTCGACGATCCCTCCTTCGCCGAGACGACGCCGGGCGGCCACTGTCGGTACTGTCCCCACCGATCGCTCGGCTGCGGGCCAGACGACCTCGAGACCCCGGGCGACGACTGATCGCGGCCGGCGATCGACTCCCGTCGGGCGCAGGCCGGCCCGCGACGCGGTCACAGCGACATGAGGACGACCGCGAGCACGGCGAACGCGATTCCCAGCCCCTTCCTGACCGTCAGGGACTCCTCGAGGACGACGATTCCGATGACGGAACTGATCGCGATGAACAGGCCGTAAATCGGGACGACGACGCTCACCGGACCGAGCGCCAGCGCCCGGTAGTAGGCCAGCAGGCCGACCGCGAGGAACGTTCCCCAGACCGCGATATAGGGCGCCTTCGGGTGCGAGAGATACTGCCACGGCGACGTTCCCCGGTAGGCCATCAGGCCGCCGATCAGGACGGTCATGAGCGCGTTCGACAGGAAGACCGCGGTCGTACTCGGGATCGACTCCATCGCGATCTTCAGCAGGGGCGCGACCAGGCTGTACGTCGCGAACGCCAGCAGCGACAGGACGAGGTAGTTGCGCTTCACTGCTCACCACCCGCGCTACAGACGATCGCGACGACCGCACAGCCGATGCCGGCCGCTCGAGTCAGCGTCAGCGTCTCGTCGAGAAACAGGATGCCGATGACCGAACTACCGACGATAAAGAGTCCGTAGATCGGGACGACGACGCTGACCGGACCGACCTCGAGTGCGGCCGTGTACGCTAGTATTCCGACCGTCAGGAAGACGCCACCGGCGTAGACGTAGCCCGCGCCGGCCGACGTCGCGAGAGCGGGGTCGGCGGTGTCCGTGGCGACCATCACGACGGTCGCGATCGCGAGGAAGACGAGCGTCGCGAGGAACAGCCCCGGCGCCGGCGGAACGTCCTCCGTGACGTAACTCGTCAGCGGCGCGACCGCCGAGTACGCCAGCAGAGCGACGAGGACCCAGAGCAGATACTCCATACCGATGCTCGGGTGGTAACTACCTAACGGCTGTCGAAGGCGGCGAGGATTCCCGGGAATATGACAACGATAGTAGGGGAGGGTGTGACACGGTAGACGACTCTCCGACGGCGGGACCGCGCCTCGAGTGCGGGCGCTTTATCCCGAGCGGGCCGAACGATGGCGTATGACCGAGACGACGCTGTGCTTTCCGTTGCGGAGCCGCACGGCCGACGGTGACGGGGCGGGGGGAGACGGCGTGACTGCCGAGACGGACGAGGTGCTCCTGATCGAGAAGCGACGAGGCCTCGGCGAGGGCTGGTACAACGGTCCCGGTGGCAAACTCGAGGCCGGCGAGACGCCCCGCGAGTGTGCGGTCCGCGAGACCCGCGAGGAGGTCGGCCTCGAGGTCGACCCCGCGGCCCTCGAGAAGGCGGGCGAACTCGAGTTCGCGCTCGA from Haloterrigena sp. KLK7 includes these protein-coding regions:
- a CDS encoding EamA family transporter, with protein sequence MKRNYLVLSLLAFATYSLVAPLLKIAMESIPSTTAVFLSNALMTVLIGGLMAYRGTSPWQYLSHPKAPYIAVWGTFLAVGLLAYYRALALGPVSVVVPIYGLFIAISSVIGIVVLEESLTVRKGLGIAFAVLAVVLMSL
- a CDS encoding EamA family transporter is translated as MEYLLWVLVALLAYSAVAPLTSYVTEDVPPAPGLFLATLVFLAIATVVMVATDTADPALATSAGAGYVYAGGVFLTVGILAYTAALEVGPVSVVVPIYGLFIVGSSVIGILFLDETLTLTRAAGIGCAVVAIVCSAGGEQ